One part of the [Synechococcus] sp. NIES-970 genome encodes these proteins:
- the apcD gene encoding allophycocyanin B alpha subunit produces the protein MSVVSQVILRADDELRYPSSGELSGIANFLATGAVRIRVAETLADNEKKIVDQAQKQLFSIHPEYRTAGGNAATTKQYNQCLRDYGWYLRLVTYGILAGDKDPIERIGLIGVKEMYNALGVPVPGMIDAIRCLKDAALGVLDAEEASIAAPYFDFITQSMA, from the coding sequence ATGAGCGTCGTTAGTCAAGTTATCCTGAGAGCCGATGACGAACTCCGCTATCCCAGCAGCGGTGAACTCTCGGGGATCGCCAACTTTTTAGCCACTGGAGCAGTGCGGATTCGCGTAGCCGAAACCCTTGCCGACAATGAAAAGAAGATCGTCGATCAAGCCCAAAAACAGCTGTTTAGTATTCACCCTGAATACCGGACAGCCGGTGGCAATGCAGCCACCACCAAGCAATATAACCAATGCCTGCGGGACTACGGTTGGTATCTCCGTTTGGTGACCTACGGTATCCTCGCCGGAGACAAAGATCCGATTGAACGGATCGGTCTGATCGGTGTTAAAGAAATGTACAACGCCCTTGGTGTACCGGTACCGGGGATGATTGACGCTATCCGCTGTCTGAAAGATGCCGCCTTGGGTGTGCTTGATGCAGAAGAAGCAAGTATCGCTGCACCTTATTTTGATTTTATTACCCAGTCAATGGCCTAG
- a CDS encoding putative YGGT family protein → MAWLAATSLGLNLLLGAMTLFFIFRIVLTWYPQAELTKLPFSLVVLPTEPLLAPTRKLVPPLGGIDISPVIWVGIVTLLREILLGQQGILMMLLR, encoded by the coding sequence ATGGCTTGGTTAGCGGCGACGAGTTTAGGGCTCAACCTGTTGTTGGGTGCAATGACATTATTTTTTATTTTTCGGATTGTTTTAACTTGGTATCCCCAGGCAGAGCTGACAAAATTACCCTTTAGCCTTGTGGTACTGCCGACGGAGCCCCTCTTAGCTCCGACGCGAAAATTAGTCCCCCCCCTGGGTGGTATTGATATCTCCCCGGTGATTTGGGTGGGGATTGTTACCCTATTGCGGGAAATCCTCCTCGGGCAACAGGGAATTTTGATGATGCTCCTGCGCTAG
- a CDS encoding hypothetical protein (conserved hypothetical protein (DUF820)), which produces MIATPQFPEKMTAAEYLQWEERQELRYEYIDGEVIAMTGGTLPHNDIAINLLVALRAHLKPRGCRVNMSDVKVQGKANRRYFYPDLVVSCHREDLKARKWIQYPKVIVEVLSPSTSSYDSKEKLKYYRQMPSLEEYILLDSEHIYVEPYQRQTGEMWGYRDFGVDDTLVIPSIEFEWAVADIYADVILAAENSE; this is translated from the coding sequence ATGATTGCAACACCTCAGTTTCCAGAAAAAATGACTGCTGCGGAATATCTCCAGTGGGAAGAACGACAGGAACTTCGCTATGAATATATTGATGGTGAAGTTATTGCGATGACTGGAGGAACATTGCCCCACAATGATATTGCTATCAATCTATTAGTTGCTTTAAGAGCGCACCTTAAGCCCAGAGGTTGTCGGGTAAATATGTCTGATGTGAAAGTGCAAGGGAAAGCAAATCGGCGTTATTTTTATCCGGATCTGGTAGTAAGTTGTCATCGTGAAGATCTCAAAGCGCGTAAATGGATTCAGTATCCGAAAGTAATTGTTGAAGTTTTATCGCCAAGCACTTCAAGTTATGACAGCAAAGAAAAGTTGAAATATTATCGACAAATGCCTAGCCTAGAAGAATATATTTTGCTTGATTCTGAGCATATTTATGTAGAACCCTATCAACGGCAAACAGGAGAAATGTGGGGCTATCGAGATTTCGGGGTTGACGATACGCTGGTGATTCCCAGTATTGAATTTGAGTGGGCAGTAGCAGATATTTACGCTGATGTAATTTTAGCGGCGGAGAATAGTGAATAA
- a CDS encoding hypothetical protein (conserved hypothetical membrane protein) yields the protein MAASKTQNQGLPWLSLGLFCLAYGVFGWLVGSMVPTWESWIFDHRAFFFWPINPAIASGMAWSLGGLAVLLLMLILVAPLHLMHLLFGSWLRSDANAFVSVLTWAFVAVLLISWLEEFIRFFVLLSAGMLCHLDLQLRGARLWQVFIILTGLGLGSFAVGGYCFLHWPGAIALWESPFFTRLNALWS from the coding sequence ATGGCCGCTTCCAAAACTCAAAATCAGGGCTTGCCCTGGCTCTCTTTGGGGCTTTTTTGCCTGGCCTATGGGGTGTTTGGTTGGCTTGTCGGCAGTATGGTACCGACATGGGAAAGCTGGATTTTCGATCATCGTGCGTTCTTTTTTTGGCCGATTAATCCGGCGATCGCCTCTGGGATGGCCTGGAGCCTAGGTGGCCTTGCGGTGTTGCTACTCATGCTGATTTTGGTCGCCCCTCTGCATTTAATGCACTTATTGTTTGGCAGTTGGTTGCGCTCGGATGCGAATGCTTTTGTTTCGGTACTGACTTGGGCTTTTGTCGCGGTTTTATTGATCTCTTGGCTAGAAGAATTTATTCGTTTTTTTGTTTTATTGTCGGCGGGAATGCTTTGTCACCTTGATTTACAACTCCGGGGGGCAAGGCTTTGGCAAGTATTTATAATCCTTACTGGCCTGGGTCTCGGGAGCTTTGCGGTAGGAGGCTATTGTTTCCTACATTGGCCTGGGGCGATCGCCTTGTGGGAGTCACCATTTTTCACAAGGCTTAATGCCCTCTGGAGTTAG
- the aroC gene encoding chorismate synthase, with protein sequence MGNSFGHLFRITTYGESHGGGVGVVIDGCPPLVKISEAEIQAELDRRRPGQSRITTPRNEADRCEIMSGVFEGKTTGTPISILVRNQDQRSKDYSEMKEKYRPSHADFTYDAKYGIRNYEGGGRSSARETIGRVAAGAIAKKILQQVAGVEIIGYVKQIKDCAATDIDPNTVTLAQVESNIVRCPDAAAAEKMIELIDEIRKQKDSIGGIVECVARNVPVGLGMPVFDKLEADLAKGAMSLPASKGFEIGSGFAGTLLTGQEHNDEFAIDDQGQIRTKTNRSGGIQGGISNGENIVLRVAFKPTATIGKEQQTATRSGEETTLAAKGRHDPCVLPRAVPMVEAMVALVLCDHLLRHQGQCKVLG encoded by the coding sequence ATGGGCAACAGCTTCGGACATTTATTTCGGATTACAACCTATGGTGAATCCCATGGGGGCGGCGTTGGTGTGGTGATCGATGGTTGCCCGCCCCTCGTCAAAATTTCTGAAGCGGAAATCCAAGCCGAGCTCGATCGCCGTCGCCCTGGCCAAAGCCGGATCACCACCCCCCGCAATGAAGCCGATCGCTGTGAAATTATGTCCGGGGTCTTCGAAGGCAAAACCACAGGTACGCCCATTTCGATCCTGGTACGCAACCAAGACCAGCGCTCCAAGGATTATTCCGAGATGAAGGAGAAATATCGTCCTTCCCATGCAGATTTTACCTATGATGCGAAATACGGCATCCGCAACTATGAGGGGGGAGGCCGTTCCTCCGCTCGGGAAACTATTGGTCGGGTCGCAGCCGGGGCGATCGCCAAAAAAATCCTCCAGCAGGTGGCTGGGGTAGAAATCATCGGTTACGTCAAGCAAATCAAAGACTGTGCCGCCACCGACATTGACCCCAATACCGTCACCCTAGCCCAGGTAGAGAGCAATATTGTCCGCTGTCCCGATGCTGCCGCTGCCGAAAAAATGATCGAGCTCATCGATGAGATTCGTAAACAAAAGGATTCCATCGGCGGGATCGTTGAATGTGTGGCCCGCAATGTACCCGTTGGCTTAGGCATGCCCGTATTTGACAAACTCGAAGCTGACCTCGCCAAAGGAGCCATGTCCCTGCCAGCGAGTAAAGGCTTTGAAATTGGCTCTGGTTTTGCGGGGACGCTCCTCACCGGCCAAGAGCATAATGATGAATTTGCCATTGATGACCAAGGCCAGATCCGCACCAAAACGAACCGTTCCGGCGGGATCCAGGGGGGCATCTCCAACGGCGAAAATATTGTCCTGCGGGTCGCCTTTAAGCCCACCGCCACAATCGGCAAAGAACAACAGACCGCTACCCGCTCCGGGGAAGAAACGACCCTCGCCGCCAAAGGCCGCCATGATCCCTGTGTGCTGCCCCGGGCTGTGCCGATGGTGGAAGCAATGGTCGCCCTTGTCCTCTGTGATCACCTGCTGCGCCACCAGGGCCAATGCAAAGTTCTCGGCTAA
- a CDS encoding SWIM zinc finger domain protein produces MLDTIDQQRWWVQRWLELLDSYRFKKRLERARNYAKAGHVLQIDFIEAQAIALVQGTEPEPYRVSLNLEPFSDEAWGYVVESLAQKAIFSAQLLAGEMPAAIEQVFTENGLNLFPFTLTDIHSHCTCPDKANPCKHIGAVYYQLGDRFNEDPFVIFQLRGRTKTQILEALQDYRRQHCDAETATRPNVDLSTGPEAPTSSKKTIDLEQFWHYDQPLDPDLVVLTPPTDGKTSLDLLGAIALNPEDAQAFQNYLNYVYGNASQQGLMQALQGLNGT; encoded by the coding sequence ATGCTTGACACAATAGATCAACAGCGCTGGTGGGTACAACGGTGGTTAGAGCTCCTGGATTCTTACCGTTTTAAAAAACGTCTAGAACGGGCCAGGAACTATGCAAAAGCAGGCCATGTTTTGCAAATTGATTTTATTGAAGCCCAGGCAATCGCCCTTGTGCAGGGGACAGAGCCAGAGCCTTATCGGGTGTCTTTAAACCTGGAGCCCTTTAGTGATGAAGCCTGGGGCTATGTGGTGGAAAGCTTGGCCCAGAAGGCGATCTTTTCGGCACAACTCTTGGCGGGAGAAATGCCAGCGGCCATTGAACAGGTCTTTACTGAAAATGGCCTGAATCTCTTTCCTTTTACTCTGACAGATATTCACTCCCACTGCACCTGTCCGGATAAGGCCAATCCCTGTAAACATATCGGCGCGGTTTACTATCAACTGGGCGATCGCTTCAATGAAGATCCCTTTGTGATTTTTCAATTGCGGGGCCGCACGAAAACCCAAATCCTAGAAGCACTCCAAGACTACCGCCGCCAGCATTGCGATGCAGAAACCGCTACTCGCCCCAATGTGGATCTATCAACAGGTCCTGAGGCGCCCACAAGCTCAAAAAAAACCATTGATCTCGAGCAATTCTGGCATTACGATCAGCCCTTGGATCCTGATTTGGTCGTATTGACGCCACCAACTGACGGAAAAACCAGTCTAGATTTATTGGGGGCGATCGCCTTAAATCCCGAAGATGCCCAAGCGTTCCAAAATTACCTGAACTATGTCTATGGCAACGCCAGTCAGCAAGGTTTGATGCAGGCGCTCCAGGGGCTAAATGGCACCTAG
- the hom gene encoding homoserine dehydrogenase, protein MAIGIGLLGLGTVGTGTAEILLSPQGRHPLLGEVVLKKVGVRSLDKPRSIDLPAGCLTTDLEAIARDPEIQVVVELLGGLEPARTLILQAIANGKHVVTANKAVIAKYGEEIYTAANKAGVYVMLEAAVGGGIPIIKPLKQSLGVNRLTRVIGIINGTTNYILTQMAQHGADFGEVLAEAQQLGYAEADPSADVDGGDAADKIAILASLAFGGRINRDHVYCEGIRTVSAADISFATKLGFVIKLLAIAERPDLEEDALQLRVHPTLVPANHPLASVNGVFNAILVEGEPLGQVMFYGPGAGAGATASAVVSDIVHVVGLLHSDQVIQKLNPLLGCTHEHYSKILPIDTLKTRFYARFLSQDLPGVIGDLGTCFGQHQVSLESVVQIGLQDDCAEIVVVTHDVHEANFREALREIEGLEAIKEVPSILRVL, encoded by the coding sequence GTGGCTATCGGAATTGGTTTACTTGGCTTAGGGACGGTTGGCACTGGTACGGCAGAGATTTTACTCTCTCCCCAGGGTCGTCATCCGCTGTTAGGAGAAGTGGTGTTAAAAAAGGTAGGGGTACGTTCTCTCGACAAGCCCCGCAGCATCGACCTGCCCGCAGGTTGTCTCACCACAGACCTAGAGGCGATCGCCAGGGATCCAGAAATTCAGGTGGTCGTTGAACTCTTGGGGGGTTTGGAGCCAGCGCGGACATTAATTCTTCAGGCGATCGCCAACGGTAAACATGTGGTCACAGCAAATAAGGCGGTGATTGCCAAATATGGCGAAGAAATTTACACTGCCGCCAACAAAGCCGGCGTCTACGTCATGCTCGAAGCTGCCGTCGGCGGGGGCATTCCGATCATTAAACCCCTGAAGCAATCTCTAGGCGTGAACCGTTTGACCCGCGTCATCGGCATTATCAACGGCACCACGAACTACATCCTCACCCAGATGGCCCAACATGGCGCAGACTTTGGGGAAGTGTTGGCTGAAGCGCAGCAATTGGGCTACGCCGAAGCAGACCCCAGCGCCGATGTGGATGGGGGTGATGCTGCCGATAAAATTGCAATTCTCGCCTCCCTGGCCTTTGGCGGCAGGATTAACCGGGACCACGTGTACTGCGAAGGAATTCGTACGGTCAGCGCAGCGGATATTAGTTTTGCGACCAAGCTCGGCTTTGTGATTAAACTGTTGGCGATCGCCGAACGGCCCGACCTCGAAGAAGATGCCCTGCAATTGCGGGTTCATCCGACTTTGGTTCCCGCAAATCATCCCCTCGCCAGTGTCAATGGGGTCTTCAATGCGATCCTCGTGGAAGGGGAACCCCTCGGTCAGGTGATGTTCTATGGTCCTGGGGCTGGGGCTGGGGCGACGGCCAGCGCAGTGGTTTCGGATATTGTCCATGTGGTAGGTCTGCTGCATTCGGATCAAGTGATCCAAAAACTCAACCCCCTCCTCGGCTGCACCCATGAGCATTACAGTAAAATTTTGCCCATTGATACCCTAAAAACCCGCTTCTATGCACGTTTCTTGTCCCAAGATTTACCCGGTGTCATCGGCGATCTGGGTACCTGTTTCGGGCAGCACCAAGTGAGCTTGGAGTCAGTGGTGCAGATTGGCCTCCAGGATGATTGTGCAGAGATTGTTGTTGTTACCCATGATGTCCATGAAGCAAACTTCCGGGAAGCACTGCGGGAGATTGAAGGGTTAGAGGCAATTAAAGAAGTGCCAAGTATTCTCCGCGTTCTTTAG
- a CDS encoding hypothetical protein (conserved hypothetical protein), protein MGFFNEVGQFFETRLEEFLKAHPQLELQAIAEQLQEQEREASRLTQELQRQLIQVEQQITQVAQDIQHWHKRVQQAEAGGRPDLARAAQAREAALLRQGNQLWGKMQGTKKRLEQAQALLVQLQQKRQEVKQKMDELQASQKVEDAYSSSWESFTGTTGDRQTYTYNSATDPLEAQFQKWEMDEQIRQMKQKMGR, encoded by the coding sequence ATGGGCTTTTTCAATGAAGTGGGGCAATTTTTTGAGACGCGTTTGGAAGAATTTCTCAAGGCCCATCCCCAATTGGAACTACAGGCGATCGCCGAACAACTCCAAGAGCAGGAACGGGAAGCAAGTCGTCTTACCCAAGAATTGCAGCGGCAACTGATTCAGGTGGAGCAGCAAATTACCCAGGTTGCTCAGGATATCCAGCATTGGCACAAGCGGGTGCAACAGGCCGAAGCTGGGGGCCGGCCTGATCTCGCCAGGGCCGCCCAAGCACGGGAAGCTGCGCTCCTCCGCCAGGGCAATCAACTGTGGGGCAAGATGCAGGGCACAAAAAAACGTCTCGAACAGGCCCAAGCGCTCTTGGTACAACTCCAGCAGAAGCGCCAGGAAGTGAAGCAAAAAATGGATGAATTGCAGGCTTCCCAAAAGGTGGAGGATGCTTACAGTAGCAGTTGGGAAAGTTTCACGGGCACAACAGGCGATCGCCAAACCTATACTTATAACAGTGCCACCGATCCCCTCGAAGCCCAGTTCCAAAAGTGGGAAATGGACGAACAGATCCGTCAGATGAAGCAAAAAATGGGTCGCTAG
- a CDS encoding Auxin Efflux Carrier superfamily protein produces MAELLLQLALIYGKLGLGIGGGWLLGKYFPPRLGESLGKGLFWFGIPLSVFGFVRQVDLTGALWLAPVVAWLAMGLCFGAAWLWLRYRAKGLSRSSQGSFLLVSSIGNTGYLGYPISLAIAGSETFAWALFYDLLGSLLWGYGVGVMVATYYGQGENKTWLMRLKNMGTQVGINPSLWSLVLGLVCKPLVFPAPLEWGLEISSWAVIGLAIVLIGMRLGELEPGHKFTAVGGSLLIKMAIAPLLFGLVLPFFNLPNVICLVLVLQIAMPPAFATLIVSETYALDRQLAVSSLASGTLLLLGTLPIWLLWFRV; encoded by the coding sequence ATGGCGGAATTGCTACTGCAATTGGCACTAATCTATGGCAAATTGGGCCTGGGCATCGGGGGCGGTTGGCTCCTGGGAAAATATTTTCCTCCTCGCCTGGGGGAAAGTTTGGGGAAAGGATTATTTTGGTTTGGGATTCCCCTGAGTGTGTTTGGTTTCGTGCGTCAGGTGGATTTGACAGGCGCTTTATGGCTAGCACCCGTTGTGGCTTGGCTGGCGATGGGGCTCTGTTTTGGGGCGGCTTGGCTCTGGTTGCGTTATCGGGCGAAAGGGTTGTCGCGTTCCTCCCAAGGGAGTTTTCTTTTGGTATCGAGCATCGGCAACACAGGTTATCTGGGCTATCCGATCAGTTTGGCGATCGCCGGATCAGAAACCTTTGCCTGGGCGCTTTTTTATGATTTACTCGGCAGCTTGCTCTGGGGCTATGGCGTGGGGGTAATGGTGGCCACCTACTACGGTCAGGGGGAAAATAAAACCTGGCTGATGCGCCTGAAAAATATGGGAACCCAGGTTGGCATTAACCCTTCTCTCTGGAGTTTGGTGTTGGGCTTGGTTTGCAAACCGTTGGTTTTCCCTGCGCCGCTGGAATGGGGTTTAGAAATCTCCTCCTGGGCAGTGATCGGTTTGGCAATCGTCTTGATTGGGATGCGCCTAGGAGAACTAGAACCGGGCCACAAGTTCACCGCAGTGGGGGGGAGTCTGTTGATCAAAATGGCGATCGCCCCGCTCCTGTTTGGCTTAGTTTTGCCCTTTTTCAATCTGCCCAACGTGATTTGTCTGGTGTTGGTGCTGCAGATTGCGATGCCGCCGGCCTTTGCCACCTTGATCGTCAGCGAAACCTATGCCCTCGATCGCCAGTTAGCCGTCAGTTCCCTGGCCAGCGGCACCTTACTACTTCTGGGAACCCTGCCCATTTGGTTATTGTGGTTCCGGGTTTAG
- a CDS encoding hypothetical protein (conserved hypothetical protein), whose product MWQRFFGVCVGIVGLELAIAPVIAQPAPKQAIFENLDLKSGFSPNPQVLRGVSGGDERAADLIGIVESPTGPCVGFIDTHADHRLSLHNFFSDLELSVESVGDTVLVVRGPGGVWCNDDAASHNPEIRGEWKVGNYEVWVGSRQERQYYPYILEIQHRK is encoded by the coding sequence ATGTGGCAACGGTTTTTTGGGGTCTGCGTGGGTATTGTGGGTCTGGAATTGGCGATCGCTCCGGTGATCGCCCAGCCAGCCCCAAAGCAGGCAATTTTTGAAAATCTCGATTTGAAGTCTGGTTTTAGCCCCAACCCCCAGGTCTTGCGGGGGGTCAGTGGTGGTGATGAACGGGCAGCCGATTTAATCGGCATCGTCGAAAGTCCTACGGGTCCCTGTGTTGGCTTTATTGATACCCACGCCGACCATCGCCTTAGTCTGCACAATTTTTTTAGTGACCTGGAACTGAGCGTAGAAAGTGTCGGTGATACAGTTCTAGTCGTACGTGGCCCGGGCGGTGTCTGGTGCAATGATGATGCCGCGAGCCACAACCCAGAGATTCGGGGCGAATGGAAAGTCGGCAATTATGAAGTGTGGGTCGGCTCCCGACAAGAGCGGCAATATTACCCCTATATTTTAGAAATTCAGCACCGGAAGTAA
- a CDS encoding alpha-glucan phosphorylase: MKPTYKFQVKPILPTILEPLRRLAHNIHWDWNVAAKSLFVRLDPDLWQQTCHNPVAMLGQVDQSRLDELAQDDGFIAHMERAIEQLDDYLQQHTWYHKSRGETKGKECYAYFCAEYGLSYCLPIYSGGLGILAGDHLKSASDLGLPLVAVGLLYQEGYFAQYFNHDGWQQEEYPINDFYNMPLHLEKDDQGNELVIEVEFPGRLVYARVWRIDVGNVPLYLLDTNIEQNTNPYDHDITDKLYGGDRNLRLHQEMLLGIGGVRMLEKLGYTPTVYHMNEGHSAFLILERIRKLMQEDGLTFRHAKQFALSTQMFTTHTPVSAGFDLFSPEQTLHYVGHYAEKFGLSRDRFLGLGRENTGDFEAPFNMAIFALKHSAFINGVSQLHGHVSREMFHSLWPDFPLAEVGITAITNGVHARSVTAPATQDLYDRYLAPNWDEAPANSPIWQKVATIPNEELWRNHERQRSDLVVYIRQHLVSQLQQQGATEAAIEKARQVLKPNFLTIGFARRFATYKRANLFLYDIERIKKIILADPERRVQFVIAGKAHPEDIPGKELIRQIIHTIREEGIEDYVVFLPNYNIHIARKMVSGCDVWLNTPRRPREASGTSGMKAAMNGLPNLSILDGWWDEADYIRTGWAIGNGEIYDDPDYQDRVEASALYELLEKEIVPLFYTRNSFDVPEGWVNKMKEAIRLNCPMFNTSRMLRDYAQQAYFKLSDRHFELSQDNYQAVQALADWKSELFKAWYNIRIEAFEVTESMAIDIQQPIHVQAILDLVGLTPDDLAVQIYLGTINDKDELIDGESTTMVFQGMTPDHKAIYEHVVKYQKSGYQGMALRILPHHPHLADATEPRLIRWA; the protein is encoded by the coding sequence ATGAAACCCACCTATAAGTTCCAGGTCAAGCCCATCTTACCGACAATCCTGGAACCCCTGCGCCGCCTTGCCCACAACATCCACTGGGATTGGAATGTGGCGGCAAAGAGTCTCTTTGTGCGTCTTGACCCAGATCTGTGGCAACAGACCTGCCATAACCCGGTCGCCATGTTGGGTCAGGTGGACCAAAGCCGCCTCGATGAGTTGGCCCAGGATGATGGTTTTATTGCCCACATGGAACGGGCGATCGAGCAACTAGACGACTACTTACAGCAGCACACCTGGTATCACAAAAGCCGGGGCGAAACCAAAGGGAAAGAATGCTATGCCTATTTTTGCGCTGAATATGGCCTGAGCTATTGCCTGCCGATTTATTCAGGGGGTTTAGGCATTCTGGCGGGCGATCACCTCAAATCGGCCAGTGATTTAGGATTACCACTGGTGGCCGTGGGTTTACTCTATCAAGAGGGTTATTTCGCCCAATATTTCAACCACGACGGCTGGCAGCAGGAAGAATACCCGATCAATGATTTTTATAATATGCCCCTCCACCTGGAGAAAGACGACCAGGGTAATGAGCTGGTCATTGAGGTGGAATTTCCCGGGCGATTGGTTTACGCAAGGGTTTGGCGCATCGATGTGGGCAATGTGCCCCTCTATCTGCTGGATACCAATATTGAGCAAAATACGAACCCCTACGACCACGACATCACCGACAAACTCTACGGAGGCGATCGCAATTTGCGGCTCCACCAAGAAATGCTCTTGGGGATTGGGGGGGTGCGGATGTTGGAAAAACTAGGCTATACACCAACGGTTTACCACATGAATGAAGGCCATAGCGCCTTTTTAATTCTGGAGCGGATCCGGAAGCTGATGCAAGAAGACGGCTTGACTTTCCGCCACGCAAAACAATTTGCCCTCTCTACCCAAATGTTCACAACCCACACCCCGGTTTCTGCTGGGTTTGACCTGTTTTCCCCAGAGCAGACGCTCCATTATGTGGGTCACTACGCCGAAAAATTTGGCCTCTCCCGCGATCGCTTTCTCGGGCTCGGTCGAGAAAATACCGGTGACTTTGAAGCTCCTTTCAACATGGCAATCTTTGCCCTCAAACACAGTGCCTTTATCAATGGCGTCAGTCAACTCCATGGCCATGTTTCCCGGGAGATGTTTCACAGCCTCTGGCCTGATTTCCCCCTAGCCGAAGTGGGGATTACTGCTATTACGAATGGTGTCCATGCCCGGAGTGTCACTGCCCCCGCCACCCAAGACCTCTATGACCGCTACCTAGCCCCCAACTGGGACGAAGCCCCGGCCAATAGTCCGATTTGGCAGAAAGTTGCTACCATTCCCAACGAAGAACTCTGGCGCAACCACGAGCGACAACGCTCCGATCTAGTGGTTTATATTCGTCAACATCTCGTCAGCCAGCTCCAACAGCAGGGGGCTACAGAGGCGGCGATCGAAAAGGCCAGACAAGTCCTCAAACCAAATTTTTTAACCATTGGTTTTGCCCGGCGCTTTGCCACCTACAAACGGGCCAACCTCTTTCTCTATGATATTGAGCGGATCAAAAAAATTATCCTGGCCGATCCTGAGCGACGGGTGCAGTTCGTGATCGCTGGCAAAGCACACCCTGAAGATATCCCTGGCAAAGAGTTAATTCGGCAGATTATCCATACCATTCGTGAGGAGGGCATTGAAGATTATGTGGTGTTTTTGCCGAACTACAATATCCACATCGCCCGCAAGATGGTTTCTGGCTGCGATGTATGGCTTAATACCCCCAGGCGACCCCGGGAAGCCTCAGGCACTTCGGGGATGAAAGCGGCGATGAATGGCCTGCCGAATTTGAGCATCCTCGACGGTTGGTGGGATGAGGCAGATTATATTCGCACGGGTTGGGCGATCGGCAATGGAGAAATATATGACGACCCAGACTATCAAGACCGGGTGGAAGCCAGCGCTCTTTACGAACTGCTCGAAAAGGAAATTGTGCCCTTGTTTTATACCCGTAACAGCTTCGATGTGCCGGAGGGCTGGGTGAACAAAATGAAGGAGGCGATTCGCCTCAACTGCCCGATGTTTAATACTTCGCGGATGCTGCGAGATTATGCCCAACAGGCTTATTTTAAATTGAGCGATCGCCACTTTGAACTCAGCCAGGATAACTACCAAGCTGTCCAAGCCCTAGCTGACTGGAAATCCGAATTATTTAAGGCTTGGTATAACATCCGCATAGAAGCTTTTGAGGTGACAGAATCGATGGCGATCGATATTCAACAGCCTATTCATGTCCAAGCCATCCTTGATCTTGTCGGTCTTACCCCAGATGATCTCGCTGTGCAAATTTACCTCGGCACAATCAATGACAAAGATGAACTCATAGACGGCGAAAGCACCACCATGGTCTTCCAGGGCATGACCCCTGATCACAAAGCGATCTATGAACATGTCGTCAAATATCAAAAAAGCGGCTACCAAGGGATGGCCCTCCGTATTTTGCCCCATCATCCCCACCTGGCCGATGCCACCGAGCCGCGCTTAATTCGGTGGGCCTAG
- a CDS encoding putative D-alanyl-D-alanine carboxypeptidase → MSEELNDLSVLDEMDIPEVLRDEHPDFSKKPKIKPTTKRLLFRLGAFLFGLVAFVILGLGAIATRQMFTAAPEPTAREAISPPETTGNGAAPEAQILGHFLYPEAAPSDLVPVSADGRFQLRPAAAEKFLQMQADASSAGINLVLISAFRSIEEQRHLFFDVKEQRAQDTSQRAEVSAPPNYSEHHTGYAIDIGDGNAPDTHLQENFEDTAAFQWLQANAARYSFELSFPRNNLQGIAYEPWHWRFVGDQDSLETFYRARNFNQ, encoded by the coding sequence GTGTCCGAAGAACTTAACGACCTTTCCGTCTTGGACGAAATGGACATTCCCGAGGTGCTACGGGATGAACATCCAGACTTCAGTAAAAAGCCGAAAATCAAACCAACAACCAAGCGACTCCTATTCCGTTTGGGGGCATTTTTGTTCGGACTGGTTGCATTTGTGATTCTGGGCCTTGGGGCGATCGCCACCCGTCAAATGTTTACCGCTGCCCCGGAACCAACGGCCCGAGAGGCCATTTCTCCCCCTGAGACCACTGGTAATGGTGCTGCCCCCGAAGCGCAAATTTTAGGCCATTTTCTCTACCCTGAAGCAGCTCCCAGTGATCTAGTGCCGGTCAGTGCCGATGGTCGCTTTCAGTTACGGCCCGCCGCCGCCGAGAAATTCTTGCAGATGCAGGCCGATGCCAGCTCCGCTGGGATTAACTTGGTTTTGATTTCCGCCTTCCGTAGCATCGAGGAACAGCGGCATTTATTTTTTGATGTGAAAGAGCAACGAGCCCAGGATACTAGCCAGAGGGCCGAGGTGAGTGCCCCCCCCAACTACAGCGAACATCACACAGGCTATGCGATCGATATTGGGGATGGCAATGCGCCCGACACGCATCTACAGGAAAATTTTGAGGATACAGCTGCGTTCCAGTGGCTCCAGGCCAATGCAGCCCGCTACAGCTTTGAGCTTTCTTTTCCGCGCAATAATCTCCAGGGTATCGCCTATGAACCTTGGCATTGGCGGTTTGTCGGCGATCAAGATAGCCTCGAAACGTTCTATCGTGCGCGCAACTTTAATCAATAA